In Nicotiana tabacum cultivar K326 chromosome 19, ASM71507v2, whole genome shotgun sequence, one DNA window encodes the following:
- the LOC107808602 gene encoding vesicle-associated protein 1-3 isoform X2 — translation MTMSSGDFINIYPTELKFPFELRKQSACSLQLSNKTDQYIAFKVKTTNPKKYCVRPNAGVVLPGSSCNVTVTMQAQKEAPPDMQCKDKFLIQSVLAPSGTSNKEITTEMFNKEDGKVIDEFKLRVVYVPANPPSPVPEGSEEGGSPRASLTEDESKSSSLPEAVSRSLEEPKAKSSPSEAWSLISRLTEEKASALQQNQKLRQELELIRKEISKSNAGGFSMLFVVLVGLIGLLVGYLIKKT, via the exons ATGACTATGAGCAGCGGTGATTTCATCAATATTTATCCCACAGAACTCAAATTCCCAT TTGAGCTGAGGAAGCAGAGTGCATGTTCTTTGCAATTAAGTAACAAGACTGATCAATACATTGCATTCAAG GTTAAGACGACCAACCCCAAGAAGTACTGTGTTAGGCCTAATGCTGGTGTTGTTTTGCCTGGTTCTTCATGCAATGTCACAG TTACAATGCAAGCACAGAAAGAGGCACCTCCTGATATGCAGTGTAAGGATAAGTTTCTAATTCAGAGTGTTCTAGCACCCAGTGGTACAAGTAATAAAGAGATTACGACAGAAATG TTCAATAAGGAGGATGGGAAAGTTATTGATGAATTTAAATTGAGGGTTGTTTATGTTCCCGCAAATCCTCCCTCTCCAGTTCCTGAAGGGTCTGAAGAAGGTGGTTCCCCCAGGGCCTCGTTGACTGAAGATGAGAGTAAAAGCTCGTCCCTTCCAGAAGCG GTGTCACGATCTTTGGAGGAGCCTAAAGCAAAATCATCCCCTTCTGAG GCTTGGTCTTTGATCTCGAGGTTGACTGAAGAGAAAGCTTCTGCTCTTCAACAAAATCAGAAATTACGTCAGGAATTG GAGCTTATAAGAAAAGAAATCAGCAAAAGCAATGCTGGCGGCTTCTCAATGTTATTCGTCGTGCTGGTTGGTCTTATAGGTCTTTTGGTTGGGTATCTGATCAAGAAGACGTAG
- the LOC107808602 gene encoding vesicle-associated protein 1-3 isoform X1: MTMSSGDFINIYPTELKFPFELRKQSACSLQLSNKTDQYIAFKVKTTNPKKYCVRPNAGVVLPGSSCNVTGNGISFYLFLPGSSCNVTVTMQAQKEAPPDMQCKDKFLIQSVLAPSGTSNKEITTEMFNKEDGKVIDEFKLRVVYVPANPPSPVPEGSEEGGSPRASLTEDESKSSSLPEAVSRSLEEPKAKSSPSEAWSLISRLTEEKASALQQNQKLRQELELIRKEISKSNAGGFSMLFVVLVGLIGLLVGYLIKKT; encoded by the exons ATGACTATGAGCAGCGGTGATTTCATCAATATTTATCCCACAGAACTCAAATTCCCAT TTGAGCTGAGGAAGCAGAGTGCATGTTCTTTGCAATTAAGTAACAAGACTGATCAATACATTGCATTCAAG GTTAAGACGACCAACCCCAAGAAGTACTGTGTTAGGCCTAATGCTGGTGTTGTTTTGCCTGGTTCTTCATGCAATGTCACAGGTAACGGCATTTCCTTCTATTTGTTTTTGCCTGGTTCTTCATGCAATGTCACAG TTACAATGCAAGCACAGAAAGAGGCACCTCCTGATATGCAGTGTAAGGATAAGTTTCTAATTCAGAGTGTTCTAGCACCCAGTGGTACAAGTAATAAAGAGATTACGACAGAAATG TTCAATAAGGAGGATGGGAAAGTTATTGATGAATTTAAATTGAGGGTTGTTTATGTTCCCGCAAATCCTCCCTCTCCAGTTCCTGAAGGGTCTGAAGAAGGTGGTTCCCCCAGGGCCTCGTTGACTGAAGATGAGAGTAAAAGCTCGTCCCTTCCAGAAGCG GTGTCACGATCTTTGGAGGAGCCTAAAGCAAAATCATCCCCTTCTGAG GCTTGGTCTTTGATCTCGAGGTTGACTGAAGAGAAAGCTTCTGCTCTTCAACAAAATCAGAAATTACGTCAGGAATTG GAGCTTATAAGAAAAGAAATCAGCAAAAGCAATGCTGGCGGCTTCTCAATGTTATTCGTCGTGCTGGTTGGTCTTATAGGTCTTTTGGTTGGGTATCTGATCAAGAAGACGTAG
- the LOC107808602 gene encoding vesicle-associated protein 1-3 isoform X3 — translation MTMSSGDFINIYPTELKFPFELRKQSACSLQLSNKTDQYIAFKVKTTNPKKYCVRPNAGVVLPGSSCNVTGNGISFYLFLPGSSCNVTVTMQAQKEAPPDMQCKDKFLIQSVLAPSGTSNKEITTEMFNKEDGKVIDEFKLRVVYVPANPPSPVPEGSEEGGSPRASLTEDESKSSSLPEAVSRSLEEPKAKSSPSEELIRKEISKSNAGGFSMLFVVLVGLIGLLVGYLIKKT, via the exons ATGACTATGAGCAGCGGTGATTTCATCAATATTTATCCCACAGAACTCAAATTCCCAT TTGAGCTGAGGAAGCAGAGTGCATGTTCTTTGCAATTAAGTAACAAGACTGATCAATACATTGCATTCAAG GTTAAGACGACCAACCCCAAGAAGTACTGTGTTAGGCCTAATGCTGGTGTTGTTTTGCCTGGTTCTTCATGCAATGTCACAGGTAACGGCATTTCCTTCTATTTGTTTTTGCCTGGTTCTTCATGCAATGTCACAG TTACAATGCAAGCACAGAAAGAGGCACCTCCTGATATGCAGTGTAAGGATAAGTTTCTAATTCAGAGTGTTCTAGCACCCAGTGGTACAAGTAATAAAGAGATTACGACAGAAATG TTCAATAAGGAGGATGGGAAAGTTATTGATGAATTTAAATTGAGGGTTGTTTATGTTCCCGCAAATCCTCCCTCTCCAGTTCCTGAAGGGTCTGAAGAAGGTGGTTCCCCCAGGGCCTCGTTGACTGAAGATGAGAGTAAAAGCTCGTCCCTTCCAGAAGCG GTGTCACGATCTTTGGAGGAGCCTAAAGCAAAATCATCCCCTTCTGAG GAGCTTATAAGAAAAGAAATCAGCAAAAGCAATGCTGGCGGCTTCTCAATGTTATTCGTCGTGCTGGTTGGTCTTATAGGTCTTTTGGTTGGGTATCTGATCAAGAAGACGTAG